A single region of the Aeromicrobium chenweiae genome encodes:
- the rpmE gene encoding 50S ribosomal protein L31: MKNGIHPNYVETQVTCTCGNTFTTKSTAPEGVLRADVCSACHPFYTGKQKILDTGGRVARFEKRYAKK; the protein is encoded by the coding sequence ATGAAGAACGGCATCCACCCCAACTACGTCGAGACCCAGGTCACCTGCACCTGTGGCAACACGTTCACCACCAAGAGCACGGCGCCCGAGGGCGTCCTGCGCGCGGACGTCTGCTCCGCGTGCCACCCGTTCTACACGGGCAAGCAGAAGATTCTCGACACGGGCGGTCGCGTCGCTCGCTTCGAGAAGCGTTACGCCAAGAAGTAG
- a CDS encoding glutathione peroxidase, which yields MTTAHDFSATAIDGTERLLADYKGKVLLIVNTATQCGFTPQFKGLEAVYQEYVDRGLVVLGFPCDQFGNQNPDGDEETAAFCEKNFGVTFPLFSEIKVNGDGAHPLYTWLKQEKGGLGPSAIKWNFTKFLVDADGNVVKRYGSATKPEKIAGDIEKLLPA from the coding sequence ATGACCACCGCACACGACTTCTCCGCCACCGCCATCGACGGCACCGAACGGCTCCTCGCCGACTACAAGGGCAAGGTCCTGCTCATCGTCAACACCGCGACCCAGTGCGGTTTCACGCCCCAGTTCAAGGGCCTCGAGGCGGTCTACCAGGAGTACGTCGACCGTGGACTCGTGGTGCTGGGCTTCCCGTGCGACCAGTTCGGCAACCAGAACCCCGACGGCGACGAGGAGACGGCGGCGTTCTGCGAGAAGAACTTCGGCGTGACGTTCCCCCTGTTCTCGGAGATCAAGGTCAACGGCGACGGTGCGCACCCGCTCTACACCTGGCTCAAGCAGGAGAAGGGCGGGCTCGGACCGTCGGCGATCAAGTGGAACTTCACCAAGTTCCTCGTCGACGCCGACGGCAACGTCGTCAAGCGCTACGGATCGGCGACCAAGCCCGAGAAGATCGCCGGCGACATCGAGAAGCTGCTGCCCGCCTGA
- the rho gene encoding transcription termination factor Rho: MTETTTTPDASASSAAAGTPRKTGGSLGGKVLAELQEIAAGLGITGAEKMRKGALIDAIKIARGDAGTSTKAAVKAASGPTVADTADAAPVIVPPTKNDADAPAKTEAPKRGGRGRGAKADSAKAEVATSDATADEAPAKAEKPTRSRSRAAAKSDAPAGDDAQNGAEKNGTEKNGTEKNGTEKNGRGGSQKNGPKADAKHDAQPETKNEPRHENTRGEQSDDAEDGEGGRGRGRGRGQNNNGANDRHQQGGGQNSRNQNNQNRNQAPAQNDRHQGHAQDDDEEMGGRRRNRRGRNRNSQGGRGNLDVDTSYTEDDVLVPAAGILDILDNYAFVRTTGYLPSDNDVYVSLSMVRKWGLRRGDAVVGQVRQPREGERKEKFNPMVKIDSVNGMALEEATKRVEFSKLTPLYPSERLRLEGEAGGLAGRVIDLVSPIGKGQRGLIVSPPKAGKTMIMQQIANAITTNNPECHLMIVLVDERPEEVTEFQRTVKGEVIASTFDRPATDHTMVAELAIERAKRLVELGHDVVLLLDGITRLGRAYNLAAPTSGRIMSGGVDSSALYPPKKFFGAARNIEDGGSLTIIATALVETGSRMDEVIFEEFKGTGNWELRLRRDLADKRIFPAVDVDASSTRREELLMSKDELNVVWKLRRVLSGLDSQQGLELVLDKLKKSSNNADFLQKITATLPQDGAAVNG, from the coding sequence GTGACTGAAACCACCACGACACCTGATGCCTCCGCGTCCTCGGCCGCTGCCGGGACCCCCCGCAAGACCGGGGGAAGCCTGGGCGGCAAGGTGCTCGCCGAGCTGCAGGAAATCGCTGCGGGCCTCGGCATCACCGGCGCCGAGAAGATGCGCAAGGGCGCACTCATCGATGCCATCAAGATCGCCCGCGGTGACGCGGGCACCTCGACGAAGGCCGCCGTCAAGGCCGCCTCGGGACCGACCGTCGCGGACACCGCGGACGCCGCACCCGTGATCGTCCCCCCGACGAAGAACGACGCCGACGCGCCGGCCAAGACCGAGGCCCCCAAGCGTGGCGGCCGTGGCCGCGGCGCCAAGGCCGACAGTGCCAAGGCCGAGGTCGCCACGAGCGACGCCACCGCCGACGAGGCGCCCGCGAAGGCCGAGAAGCCCACGCGCAGCCGCTCGCGGGCTGCCGCCAAGAGCGACGCCCCCGCCGGCGATGACGCCCAGAACGGCGCCGAGAAGAACGGCACCGAGAAGAACGGCACCGAGAAGAACGGCACCGAGAAGAACGGCCGCGGCGGCTCGCAGAAGAACGGTCCGAAGGCCGACGCCAAGCACGACGCGCAGCCCGAGACCAAGAACGAGCCCCGCCACGAGAACACGCGCGGCGAGCAGTCCGACGACGCCGAGGACGGCGAGGGCGGCCGCGGACGCGGTCGGGGACGCGGCCAGAACAACAACGGCGCCAACGACCGCCACCAGCAGGGCGGTGGCCAGAACAGCCGCAACCAGAACAACCAGAACCGCAACCAGGCTCCGGCGCAGAACGATCGTCACCAGGGCCACGCGCAGGACGACGACGAGGAGATGGGCGGCCGTCGCCGCAACCGTCGCGGCCGCAACCGCAACAGCCAGGGTGGCCGCGGCAACCTCGACGTCGACACGTCGTACACCGAGGACGACGTCCTGGTGCCCGCTGCGGGCATCCTCGACATCCTCGACAACTACGCGTTCGTGCGCACCACGGGCTACCTGCCCAGCGACAACGACGTCTACGTCTCGCTCTCGATGGTCCGCAAGTGGGGCCTTCGCCGCGGCGACGCCGTCGTCGGCCAGGTGCGCCAGCCCCGCGAGGGCGAGCGCAAGGAGAAGTTCAACCCGATGGTCAAGATCGACTCGGTCAACGGGATGGCTCTGGAGGAGGCGACCAAGCGGGTCGAGTTCTCCAAGCTCACGCCGCTGTACCCGTCCGAGCGTCTGCGCCTCGAGGGCGAGGCCGGCGGACTCGCCGGTCGCGTCATCGACCTCGTGTCGCCGATCGGCAAGGGCCAGCGCGGCCTGATCGTCTCGCCGCCCAAGGCCGGCAAGACGATGATCATGCAGCAGATCGCCAACGCGATCACCACGAACAACCCCGAGTGCCACCTGATGATCGTCCTGGTCGACGAGCGTCCCGAGGAGGTCACCGAGTTCCAGCGCACCGTCAAGGGCGAGGTCATCGCCTCGACGTTCGACCGTCCGGCCACCGACCACACGATGGTCGCCGAGCTCGCGATCGAGCGGGCCAAGCGTCTGGTCGAGCTGGGCCACGACGTCGTGCTGCTGCTCGACGGCATCACGCGCCTCGGACGGGCGTACAACCTCGCCGCACCGACCTCGGGTCGGATCATGTCCGGTGGCGTCGACTCCTCGGCGCTCTACCCGCCGAAGAAGTTCTTCGGTGCCGCGCGCAACATCGAGGACGGCGGCTCGCTGACCATCATCGCGACCGCGCTGGTCGAGACCGGCTCGCGCATGGACGAGGTCATCTTCGAGGAGTTCAAGGGCACCGGCAACTGGGAGCTGCGCCTGCGTCGCGACCTCGCCGACAAGCGGATCTTCCCGGCGGTCGACGTCGACGCGTCGAGCACGCGCCGCGAGGAGCTGCTGATGAGCAAGGACGAGCTCAACGTCGTCTGGAAGCTCCGCCGCGTCCTGTCGGGCCTCGACAGTCAGCAGGGCCTGGAGCTCGTGCTCGACAAGCTCAAGAAGTCGTCCAACAACGCCGACTTCCTGCAGAAGATCACCGCGACGCTGCCGCAGGACGGAGCAGCCGTCAACGGCTGA
- the thrB gene encoding homoserine kinase: MTFVDGPVTVRVPASSANLGPGFDALGLALTLHDTLTAQVVDEGLDVHVTGEGKDGVPLDETHLVVEAMHAAFDLLGGRPSGLRLTCTNQIPHGRGLGSSAAAIVGGIVLARALVEGGELLLDDAAAYQLAVDLEGHPDNVAAALFGGLTIAWIDGAAAEVERLETGVEVTVFVPPAAVSTAKARGLLPESVPHADAARNAGRAALLISALTGAPHRLISATEDWIHQGYRSEAMPESYKLLRKLRVEGIPAIISGAGPTVLVFARGVADRAPAGWTVHELQVDAGGAEIVRDDA, from the coding sequence GTGACATTCGTCGACGGGCCGGTCACCGTCCGGGTGCCGGCATCCAGCGCCAACCTGGGTCCCGGCTTCGACGCGCTCGGACTGGCACTGACGCTCCACGACACCCTCACGGCCCAGGTGGTCGACGAAGGACTCGACGTCCACGTCACCGGTGAGGGCAAGGACGGCGTCCCGCTCGACGAGACGCACCTGGTCGTGGAGGCCATGCACGCCGCGTTCGACCTGCTCGGCGGCCGCCCCTCGGGGCTGCGTCTGACCTGCACCAACCAGATCCCCCACGGCAGGGGACTGGGCTCGTCCGCGGCCGCGATCGTCGGCGGCATCGTCCTGGCCCGTGCGCTGGTCGAGGGCGGGGAGCTGCTCCTCGACGACGCCGCCGCGTACCAGCTGGCGGTGGACCTCGAAGGTCACCCCGACAACGTCGCCGCCGCGCTCTTCGGTGGGCTGACCATCGCCTGGATCGACGGGGCGGCGGCCGAGGTCGAGCGCCTCGAGACCGGCGTCGAGGTCACCGTGTTCGTGCCGCCGGCGGCCGTCTCGACCGCGAAGGCGCGCGGGCTGCTGCCCGAGAGCGTCCCGCACGCGGACGCCGCCCGCAACGCCGGGCGCGCGGCCCTGCTGATCAGCGCGCTCACCGGTGCGCCGCACCGCCTCATCTCCGCGACGGAGGACTGGATCCACCAGGGCTACCGCTCCGAGGCGATGCCCGAGTCGTACAAGCTCCTGCGGAAGCTGCGGGTCGAGGGCATCCCGGCCATCATCTCGGGCGCGGGACCCACCGTCCTGGTGTTCGCCCGAGGGGTGGCCGATCGTGCTCCTGCCGGGTGGACCGTGCACGAGCTCCAGGTCGACGCCGGTGGCGCCGAGATCGTCCGCGACGACGCCTGA
- the prfA gene encoding peptide chain release factor 1 has translation MFEAVDSLVAEHAELEQRMADPSVHSDPGLAKRLGQRYAELSAIVKTYREYQQVTDDLEAARELASEDASFAAEIDTLEPRLHELSERLQRLLVPRDPADAKDVIMEIKGGEGGEESALFAGDLLRMYSRYAEHRGWKTEILDATESALGGYKSVTMAVKAKGTPEPGEAPHALLKFEGGVHRVQRVPVTESQGRIHTSAAGVLVLAEAEDIDVEIHDSDLRIDVYRSSGPGGQSVNTTDSAVRITHLPTGIVASCQNEKSQLQNKEQAMRILRARLLEAAQATADAEASDVRKSQIRTMDRSERIRTYNFPENRLSDHRTGFKAYNLDQVMDGALDDVIKSLVDAELAERLATVESGS, from the coding sequence ATGTTCGAGGCCGTCGACTCACTCGTCGCAGAGCACGCCGAGCTCGAGCAGCGCATGGCCGATCCATCGGTGCACTCCGACCCGGGCCTGGCCAAGCGGCTCGGTCAGCGGTACGCCGAGCTCTCCGCGATCGTCAAGACGTATCGCGAGTACCAGCAGGTGACCGACGACCTCGAGGCCGCGCGCGAGCTGGCGTCCGAGGACGCCTCGTTCGCCGCCGAGATCGACACCCTGGAGCCACGGCTGCACGAGCTGTCCGAGCGGCTGCAGCGACTGCTGGTCCCGCGCGACCCGGCCGACGCCAAGGACGTGATCATGGAGATCAAGGGCGGCGAGGGCGGTGAGGAGTCGGCGCTGTTCGCCGGCGACCTCCTGCGGATGTACTCCCGGTACGCCGAGCACCGCGGCTGGAAGACCGAGATCCTCGACGCCACCGAGTCGGCCCTCGGCGGGTACAAGTCCGTCACGATGGCCGTCAAGGCCAAGGGCACGCCCGAGCCGGGGGAGGCCCCGCACGCGCTGCTGAAGTTCGAGGGCGGCGTCCACCGCGTGCAGCGGGTCCCGGTCACCGAGTCGCAGGGGCGCATCCACACGTCGGCGGCCGGCGTCCTGGTCCTGGCCGAGGCCGAGGACATCGACGTCGAGATCCACGACAGCGACCTGCGCATCGACGTGTACCGGTCGTCCGGACCCGGCGGCCAGAGCGTCAACACGACCGACTCGGCCGTTCGGATCACGCACCTGCCGACCGGCATCGTCGCCAGCTGCCAGAACGAGAAGAGCCAGCTGCAGAACAAGGAGCAGGCGATGCGGATCCTGCGCGCCCGGCTGCTCGAGGCGGCGCAGGCCACCGCGGACGCCGAGGCGTCCGACGTGCGCAAGTCGCAGATCCGCACCATGGACCGCTCCGAGCGCATCCGCACGTACAACTTCCCCGAGAACCGGCTCTCGGACCACCGCACGGGCTTCAAGGCGTACAACCTCGACCAGGTCATGGACGGCGCTCTCGACGACGTCATCAAGTCGCTGGTCGACGCCGAGCTGGCCGAGCGCCTCGCGACCGTCGAGTCCGGCTCGTGA